TAAAGTTCGCTAAGTTGAATTGCTACCCCATCCCAACTAAACTTAGTTTCTACACGCTTTCTGCCAGCTTTACCCAATTCATCCCGCCATTGTGGATTCTCCAGAATTCGGTCGATCGCAGTTGCAAAAGCAGCTACATCTTGGGGTGGCGCTAACAAACCTGTTGCTTCGGAAACAACTGTAAACTGAAGTCCGCCAACATCGCTGGCTACCACTGGTGTACCACTGGACATCGCTTCAATGGCCACAAGACCAAAGGGTTCGTAGTGGCTGGGTACAACGCAAACATCAGCTGCTGCGTAGTAAGTTGGCAGGATATCCTGACTGAGACGACCAGGGAGGGTGGTAAAATTACCCATCCCTAATTCCTGAATAATTCTCTCAATGCGATCGCGCTCAATCCCATCGCTATTACCTGGTGTACTACCACCACCTATAATTAGCTGGAGATTGTGAGTACCACGCAACTTAGACTTATTGACTGCACGCACTAAGGTTTCTATGCCTTTACGCGGGTCAAAACGTCCCACATACAATACAACTTTCGCTTCTTGTTCAATTCCCAATTTCAATCTTGCTGCTTGGCGCTCAATGGAACCAAAGCGCCTAATATCCGTACCGCAGGGAATAATCTCGATATTGCCTTTAGTAGAAACGAGCGATCGCATGTGTTGCTTTTCTTGCGGACTCGTTGCCACAATTGTTTCTGCTGTCTCTAAAACCTCTTTTTCCACTGCTAATCGCTGACTGGCAATTAGAGGAATATTTTTAATAGTGTTATATTTTACTGCTCCTAATGAATGGTATGTGTGAACTTGCTTAGTACCTTGGATTTTCTTCAGCTGTATCCCTACCCAACTAGAGAGCCAATAGTTTGTGTGAATTAAATCATATAAAATGCCTTCTTCTGTTTGAAATTTGAGAAAATTTTCCACAAATTCTGGCAAATAATTAAAAAGATTATCTCGTGGTACAAACTCAACAGAACCTGCTTTCAAACGAATTGTTCGACAATTTTGGCTATGTTGAATTATTGTCTGTTGCTCTGCACTCACTTTGCGGGTAAACATATCAACTTGCCAACCCTGCTGTGCTAGTGCTTCACCCACATGGCGCACATAAACGTTTTGTCCTCCAGCTTCTTCCTTACCAATTTCGATCGCCGGATCTCCGTGGACGGAAATCAAGGCGATGTGTTTTTTAGTGGTAGAGTTCATAGTTTGTGTGTTGCTGATTTTGACAATGTATCCGACGGTTCCAAGTGTGCTGTGCAAAAACTTTACTCAATTGTTGAGTAACATTGAGTAGTTTATATTTTAATTTAATTTGTAAAACATTTTTATATTTTTACTAGAGTAAGTAATACTTTAGCACTCAGTATTTATATTTGCTGTCTCTAGAAATAGTAATATTTAATACTTTTGATAGATGATATCTTATGAAAAAATGGTTTGTATTTTATAATACAATTGTTCAATTAAATTTATTTATACTATCAATAAGCTCATCCTATTTAATTGATGAAAATCGTAACACTGAGATTCCTGACTGACTGAGATTCCTGACTTCTCTAAGAAGTCAGGAATCTTGTGTATTGGTATCGCAAGTATTTAATATGAATGAAAATGAATAAGTATAAATTACTAATCAAGATGCTAATTAGCAGAATTAAATTAATTTTGCGTATTTACTTGAAAAGGTTACGACTATATTAGAACGAAGTCAAAACAGCCATATTATTTGGCTGTTTTGTGTTTTTTAGATCAAAAAGGTCATAAAATAAAAGCTTAATTTGGTTGAGTAGTTGTACTTTGCTCTCACCCTGGTGTTTCTGAACTTCAAGAAAAGTTACCTGAATCGGAGAGAAGGCTCCCGCCATAATCGAGCGATTTGGCGGCGAGATGAATCGAGGGCGGAAAACTTAGCATCCTCCGACCATAGCTGACTTTCAGTCAGCAAGGGAGAGGGGATAGCTAAGTTTTCCGCAAATTCCATGCTATAATTTATGTTAATAATATTGACGTAAATATGCTGGTATTTGAGGCAAAACTTGAGGGGAAGGACGAACAGTATCAGTCGCTTGATGAAGCGATAAGAACTGCTCGTTTTGTCCGTAATGCAAGCCTTAGATACTGGATGGATAACAAAGGCATTGGACGATACGACCTCAGCAAGTTCTGCGCTGTACTTGCTGCCAATACAGAGTTTCCTTGGGTTGCTAAGTTGAACTCTATGGCTCGTCAAGCCAGTGCGGAAAGAGCATGGTCTGCTATTGCTCGGTTCTTTGATAACTGCAAGAAAGGCAAACCAGGGAAGAAAGGATTTCCAAAGTTCAACAAAGAACAAACACACGGTTCTGTTGAGTACAAAACCTGTGGATGGAAACTTTCTGACGACCGCAGGTATATCACTTTTTCTGACGGTTTTAAGGCAGGAACCTTTAAGCTTTGGGGAACCCGTGACCTGCATTTCTATCAACTTAAACAGTTCAAAAGAGTGCGTGTTGTGCGTCGTGCTGATGGGTACTATGCACAGTTTTGTATTGACACTGAACGGATTGAAAAACGAGAACCAACTGGTAAGACTATCGGCGTTGATGTTGGACTTAACCACTTCTTGACTGATAGCGATGGCAATACAGTTGAAAATCCCCGACACCTGCGTAAAAGTGAGAAGTCGCTCAAGCGATTGCAACGCAGACAGTCTAAGACTCAAAAGAGTTCTAAGAACAGAATCAAGGCGAGAAATCGCTTGAGTAGAAAACACCTCAAAGTAAGTAGGCAGCGTAAAGACTTTGCTGTGAAGTTGGCAAGGTGCGTGGTGAGGTCTAACGACCTTGTGGCCTATGAGGATTTGCAGGTGCGGAACATGGTGAGGAATAGACATCTCGCCAAGTCGATTAATGATGCAGCATGGACGCAGTTCCGGCAATGGGTTGAGTATTTCGGCTCATGTTTCGGTGTGGTGACTGTGGCAGTTCCACCCCACCACACCAGCCAGAATTGCTCTAACTGTGGTGAAGTGGTGAAAAAGTCGCTCTTTTCAAGAACTCATGCTTGCCCTCACTGTGGATATACTCAAGACCGGGATTGGAACGCTGCTTTGAACATACTTGAACTAGGACTACGTACCGTAGGGCATACGGGAACTAACGCCTCTGGAGATATCGACCTATGCTTGGGTGGAGAAATCCCTCTAAGTAAGCCGAGTCAAGGAAAGAGGAAACCCAACAAGTGATTCTTGGAATCCCCCGCTATACCCGCAAGGGTTAGCGGTGGGAGGATGTCAAATCAGTCTATCTTAATTGAACAAATGCGATCGCCACTGTAGGCAGAACTGCGTCAGCTAGCGTTTGCTTAGCTTACATAAGCTGAATTAAACTAGGTTTTTTAACCCCAATTCCAGACTCGTAAGACAAACTGCTTTTAGCTGATGACTACAGCCTTAGATTATGTCTAAGACTCTAGCCAGTAAACAGGTTTCACCCAACAGTGGCGATCGCACTTAAAACAAGCACTATAACTACCCTTTGATCGAGTACCTAGAAAATTACTAAACAATTAAAAATTAAAAATCAAAAAAATCTGATTTTTAATTTTTAATTTGTCTAGATTTAGTTTGTGGTTTGTGCAGCTAGCATCTGCTTTAGCTTTTCTAGTTCAGAAGCCCAACGTGGATCTGGACGAATAGCATCTGAGTCAGCCGTGGTGGTAGTTTCACTACGGCTACCGCTGTTACGCCGGGACTTTTTAGAATTTTTGTCTCGGCGATTGCTTTCTTTATTTGTGTTAGGAGCAGGGATGCTGCTAGTATTGACAGGTTTGGGAGCTTGCTCCTCGTTCTCCTCACCCTTTGTCCTAGGTAATGCCTTCTCTAGCTTGATGGGAGTCTCTTTGAACAACTGACCATTATACTTTTCAATAATTTGGTCGGCTTGTTCGT
Above is a window of Nostoc sp. UHCC 0702 DNA encoding:
- a CDS encoding glycosyltransferase family 1 protein → MNSTTKKHIALISVHGDPAIEIGKEEAGGQNVYVRHVGEALAQQGWQVDMFTRKVSAEQQTIIQHSQNCRTIRLKAGSVEFVPRDNLFNYLPEFVENFLKFQTEEGILYDLIHTNYWLSSWVGIQLKKIQGTKQVHTYHSLGAVKYNTIKNIPLIASQRLAVEKEVLETAETIVATSPQEKQHMRSLVSTKGNIEIIPCGTDIRRFGSIERQAARLKLGIEQEAKVVLYVGRFDPRKGIETLVRAVNKSKLRGTHNLQLIIGGGSTPGNSDGIERDRIERIIQELGMGNFTTLPGRLSQDILPTYYAAADVCVVPSHYEPFGLVAIEAMSSGTPVVASDVGGLQFTVVSEATGLLAPPQDVAAFATAIDRILENPQWRDELGKAGRKRVETKFSWDGVAIQLSELYTQLLEQPFKQPALVTR
- a CDS encoding transposase, which codes for MLVFEAKLEGKDEQYQSLDEAIRTARFVRNASLRYWMDNKGIGRYDLSKFCAVLAANTEFPWVAKLNSMARQASAERAWSAIARFFDNCKKGKPGKKGFPKFNKEQTHGSVEYKTCGWKLSDDRRYITFSDGFKAGTFKLWGTRDLHFYQLKQFKRVRVVRRADGYYAQFCIDTERIEKREPTGKTIGVDVGLNHFLTDSDGNTVENPRHLRKSEKSLKRLQRRQSKTQKSSKNRIKARNRLSRKHLKVSRQRKDFAVKLARCVVRSNDLVAYEDLQVRNMVRNRHLAKSINDAAWTQFRQWVEYFGSCFGVVTVAVPPHHTSQNCSNCGEVVKKSLFSRTHACPHCGYTQDRDWNAALNILELGLRTVGHTGTNASGDIDLCLGGEIPLSKPSQGKRKPNK
- a CDS encoding RNA-binding protein, with protein sequence MSVRLYIGNLPKEEIDRQDLQAVFAAEGDAVTTKLIKDRKTGKCRGFGFLTVNNDEQADQIIEKYNGQLFKETPIKLEKALPRTKGEENEEQAPKPVNTSSIPAPNTNKESNRRDKNSKKSRRNSGSRSETTTTADSDAIRPDPRWASELEKLKQMLAAQTTN